The window ATGGAACTTCAACATGGGGAAAAGGAGCAGACAAAGGTCCTGAATTATTCCTTGACGCTTCTGAAAACATGGAACTTTATGACATCGAAACACAAACTGAACCTTACCTTCAGGGTGTATATTTAGCTGGAGAAGTTTCTGAAAACTCTACTCCTGAAGCAATGACAGAAGCAGTTTATCAGAAAACAAAAGAGCTTTTGAACAATGAAGGAAAAGTATTTACTTTATTTGGAGGGGAGCACTCCGTTTCTATCGGTTCTATTCGTGCAGTAGGAGAAAAATTTGAAAACCTTACCGTTCTTCAATTAGATGCTCACACAGATCTACGTCCTGAGTTTCATGGTTCTACTTCTAACCACGCTTGTGCTGTGTTTGAAGCGAATCAGAAGCATAACTTAGTGCAGGTGGGTATTCGTTCTATGGATGCTGAAGAAGCTCAGTATTTACCTGAAGGGAGAGTGTTCTTTGCTCACGAGATCGCTAACAATGAGAACTGGGTGAATGATGTATTGGAAAAAGTTTCAGGAAACGTATATATTACGATTGACCTTGA of the Chryseobacterium capnotolerans genome contains:
- the speB gene encoding agmatinase — encoded protein: MRTYAGIPEENATLENSKVMLVTVPYDGTSTWGKGADKGPELFLDASENMELYDIETQTEPYLQGVYLAGEVSENSTPEAMTEAVYQKTKELLNNEGKVFTLFGGEHSVSIGSIRAVGEKFENLTVLQLDAHTDLRPEFHGSTSNHACAVFEANQKHNLVQVGIRSMDAEEAQYLPEGRVFFAHEIANNENWVNDVLEKVSGNVYITIDLDAFDPSIAPSTGTPEPGGLQWYPTLELLRKVFEKCNVVAFDIVELMDSPMAKPTAFLAAKLYYKMLAYNDIYNNDN